One Sanguibacter sp. HDW7 DNA window includes the following coding sequences:
- a CDS encoding purine-nucleoside phosphorylase gives MTTLSIDDPTTDPTDVAAAAAAVIAERTGVARHDVALVLGSGWGGAADLLGETVAEIPSAEIPGFTAPAVAGHGASIRSIRIEATGKHALVLGSRTHYYEGKGVRRVAHGVRTAAAAGCDTVILTNGCGGLDLAWGPGTPVLISDHINLTGASPIEGANFVDLTDLYSPRLRDVAREVDGSLDEGVYVQFRGPHYETPAEVRMAGIMGGSLVGMSTTLEAIAARQAGLEVLGISLVTNLAAGISPTPLSHAEVIEAGQAAGPRISALLADIVGRI, from the coding sequence ATGACGACTCTCTCGATCGACGACCCCACGACCGACCCCACCGACGTCGCGGCGGCCGCCGCGGCCGTCATCGCGGAGCGCACGGGCGTGGCCCGCCACGACGTCGCGCTCGTCCTCGGCTCCGGATGGGGCGGCGCAGCCGACCTCCTGGGCGAGACCGTCGCCGAGATCCCCTCGGCGGAGATCCCCGGGTTCACCGCTCCTGCTGTCGCGGGCCACGGCGCCTCGATCCGCTCGATCCGCATCGAGGCGACGGGCAAGCACGCGCTCGTGCTCGGATCGCGCACGCACTACTACGAGGGCAAGGGTGTCCGACGGGTCGCCCACGGTGTCCGCACCGCGGCGGCCGCAGGCTGCGACACCGTCATCCTCACGAACGGCTGCGGCGGTCTCGACCTCGCGTGGGGCCCGGGCACGCCGGTCCTCATCTCGGACCACATCAACCTCACCGGCGCCTCGCCCATCGAGGGCGCGAACTTCGTCGACCTCACGGACCTCTACTCCCCGCGCCTGCGCGACGTCGCGCGCGAGGTCGACGGCTCCCTCGACGAGGGCGTCTACGTGCAATTCCGCGGCCCCCACTACGAGACGCCGGCCGAGGTGCGCATGGCGGGCATCATGGGCGGCTCGCTCGTCGGCATGTCGACGACGCTCGAGGCGATCGCGGCCCGCCAGGCGGGCCTCGAGGTGCTCGGCATCTCGCTCGTCACCAACCTTGCGGCGGGCATCTCGCCGACGCCCCTCTCGCACGCCGAGGTCATCGAGGCCGGTCAGGCGGCGGGCCCGCGCATCTCGGCCCTGCTCGCCGACATCGTCGGGAGGATCTGA
- a CDS encoding NAD(P)H-quinone dehydrogenase has protein sequence MVAVTIDQQDLQATTVTIVGGGPGGYEAALVARRLGADVMLVERRGLGGSAVLTDVVPSKTLIATADWMTIAQRATELGISLAPEGEDAEPGALRARVDLGRVNARVRELALAQSADIRTRLEREGVRLVTGTGRLTSPSRVEVTADDGTVMALDSDVVLVSVGATPRELPDAKPDGRRIFTWTQLYELTELPTHLIVVGSGVTGAEFAGAYNALGVPVTLVSSRDRVLPGEDADAANLIEEVFRDRGMTVMGRSRAESARVVGSGDDEHVEVTLADGRVVSGSHVLMAVGSVPSTKGLGLEEIGVRLSDSGHIEVDRVSRTSVRGVYAAGDVTGVLPLASVAAQQGRIAMSHALGDAVVPIRLRTVAANIFTTPEIATVGYSETALQERSSKYAVTMLPLARNPRAKMLGMRHGFVKLFHHPDAGVVLGGVVVAPRASELVFPITLAVQHRLTVDDVAEAFTVYPSLSGSIAEVARMGHHRTLD, from the coding sequence ATGGTCGCCGTGACAATCGATCAGCAGGACCTCCAGGCCACGACCGTGACGATCGTCGGCGGCGGCCCCGGCGGCTACGAGGCGGCACTCGTCGCGCGGCGCCTCGGCGCCGACGTCATGCTCGTCGAGCGCCGCGGCCTCGGCGGCTCGGCCGTCCTCACGGACGTCGTGCCGTCGAAGACCCTCATCGCGACCGCCGACTGGATGACGATCGCCCAGCGCGCGACCGAGCTCGGCATCTCCCTGGCTCCCGAGGGCGAGGACGCCGAGCCCGGCGCCCTCCGTGCGCGCGTCGACCTCGGTCGCGTCAACGCCCGCGTGCGCGAGCTTGCGCTCGCGCAGTCGGCCGACATCCGCACGCGCCTCGAGCGCGAGGGCGTGCGCCTTGTCACGGGCACGGGCCGGCTCACGTCGCCCTCGCGCGTCGAGGTGACGGCCGACGACGGCACGGTCATGGCGCTCGACTCCGACGTCGTCCTCGTCTCCGTCGGCGCGACCCCCCGCGAGCTGCCCGACGCGAAGCCCGACGGCCGCCGCATCTTCACGTGGACCCAGCTCTACGAGCTCACCGAGCTGCCCACCCACCTCATCGTCGTCGGCTCGGGAGTCACCGGCGCAGAGTTCGCCGGCGCCTACAACGCGCTCGGCGTGCCCGTCACCCTCGTCTCCTCGCGCGACCGCGTGCTGCCCGGCGAGGACGCCGACGCCGCGAACCTCATCGAGGAGGTCTTCCGCGACCGCGGCATGACCGTCATGGGGCGCTCGCGGGCCGAGTCCGCGCGCGTCGTCGGGTCCGGCGACGACGAGCACGTCGAGGTGACCCTCGCCGACGGCCGCGTCGTCTCCGGCTCGCACGTCCTCATGGCCGTCGGCTCGGTGCCCTCGACCAAGGGCCTCGGGCTCGAGGAGATCGGCGTCAGGCTCTCCGACTCCGGGCACATCGAGGTCGACCGCGTCTCACGCACGTCCGTGCGCGGCGTCTACGCCGCCGGCGACGTCACGGGTGTCCTGCCGCTCGCGTCCGTCGCCGCGCAGCAGGGACGCATCGCCATGTCGCACGCGCTCGGCGACGCCGTCGTGCCCATCCGACTGCGCACCGTCGCCGCGAACATCTTCACGACGCCCGAGATCGCGACCGTCGGCTACTCCGAGACCGCCCTGCAGGAGCGCAGCTCGAAGTACGCCGTGACGATGCTGCCGCTCGCCCGCAACCCGCGCGCCAAGATGCTCGGCATGCGCCACGGTTTCGTCAAGCTGTTCCACCACCCCGACGCGGGCGTCGTCCTCGGCGGCGTCGTCGTCGCGCCGCGCGCAAGCGAGCTCGTCTTCCCCATCACGCTCGCGGTGCAGCACCGGCTCACGGTCGACGACGTCGCGGAGGCGTTCACGGTCTACCCGTCGCTCTCGGGCTCGATCGCCGAGGTGGCCCGCATGGGCCACCACCGCACTCTGGACTGA
- a CDS encoding HAD hydrolase-like protein: protein MTFANRSLVLLDLDGTLMDSAPGIISSVVHAFETHGVPVPSPDALRRFVGPPLAASFVANGFAEDDVPEAIRTYRAHFVPQGMWTNSVFDGIPEVLGALRASGRRLAVATSKPEIFARQLTERFGLDPFLDGVYGATLEDAVTGAGPDAPRRSSKADVIEYALGELGVDPAVAGTTAVMVGDREHDVEGAAAHGLETIGVAWGYADPGELEAAGAAAMAPTPAALTTLLLTP from the coding sequence GTGACCTTCGCGAACCGCTCTCTCGTCCTGCTCGACCTCGACGGCACGCTCATGGACTCCGCGCCCGGGATCATCTCCTCGGTCGTCCACGCGTTCGAGACCCACGGCGTGCCCGTCCCGTCGCCCGACGCCCTGCGTCGCTTCGTCGGTCCGCCGCTCGCCGCGTCGTTCGTGGCCAACGGCTTCGCCGAGGACGACGTGCCGGAGGCGATCCGCACGTACCGCGCCCACTTCGTCCCGCAGGGCATGTGGACGAACTCGGTGTTCGACGGCATCCCCGAGGTGCTCGGAGCGCTGCGGGCGTCGGGCCGCCGTCTGGCGGTCGCGACGTCGAAGCCCGAGATCTTCGCGCGGCAGCTCACGGAGCGCTTCGGCCTCGACCCGTTCCTCGACGGCGTCTACGGCGCGACCCTCGAGGATGCGGTGACGGGCGCGGGTCCGGACGCCCCGAGGCGGTCGTCGAAGGCCGACGTCATCGAGTACGCGCTCGGCGAGCTGGGCGTCGACCCGGCCGTGGCTGGCACGACGGCGGTCATGGTGGGCGACCGTGAGCACGACGTCGAGGGCGCGGCGGCCCACGGCCTCGAGACGATCGGCGTCGCGTGGGGCTACGCGGACCCGGGCGAGCTGGAGGCGGCAGGCGCAGCAGCGATGGCCCCCACCCCGGCGGCCCTCACGACCCTCCTCCTCACCCCCTGA